The following coding sequences are from one Triticum dicoccoides isolate Atlit2015 ecotype Zavitan chromosome 4A, WEW_v2.0, whole genome shotgun sequence window:
- the LOC119288360 gene encoding sucrose:sucrose 1-fructosyltransferase-like — translation MAPPRDRKISRSRDSLSSSGALAAAMKSRGASAVPDTPPVISGHAPQQHQRGGGGGGTRWRECAAVLGAVAVVVLVVTHALLNVGDDVADPVARLRAATDEKAAVLSKKTPGEAQAEQEIKAAAGADADGSPWSSEMLQWQRTGYHFQPDGNFMNDPNAPMYYRGQYHFFYQYNPKGVVWNKIAWGHAVSPDLVHWRHLPVAMVPDQWYDINGVLTGSATMLPNGTVILLYTGNSDTFMQVQCLALPADPTDPLLRTWTKHPANPVIFPPPGIGDRDFRDPMAAWFDKSDNTWRTIIGSKDDHGHAGIALMYKTKDFIKYELIPDPVHRVEGTGMWECIDLYPVSGGSNSPEEVIYVMKASVNDEWHDYYALGRFHAEANRWTPMDPEADVGIGMRVDWGKFYASTSFYDPVKQRRVSWGFVGETDSPNTDIAKGWASLQGIARKVVLDEKTRTNILQWPVEEIDTLRYNATNFSGITVESSSVITLPLRQVAQLDIEASFRLNASAIAALNEADVSYNCSTSGGATKRGALGPFGLLIHATNSGSEQLAVYFYVYKGLDGGLRTQFCHDESGSSRAKELLKRVVGSIVPVLHGEALSARVLVDHSIVESFVMGGRMTVTSRVYPMKAIHAAGRVCVFNNATGSAVTVEKLVVHEMASAPIQPYHDA, via the exons ATGGCTCCTCCGCGGGACCGCAAGATAAGCCGATCAAGAGACTCCCTTTCCAGTTCCGGAGCGTTGGCCGCGGCGATGAAGTCACGCGGCGCCAGCGCTGTCCCCGACACGCCGCCGGTGATCTCTGGGCACGCGCCGCAGCAGCACcagcggggtggcggcggcggcggcaccagGTGGCGCGAGTGCGCCGCCGTGCTGGGCGCCGTGGCCGTGGTGGTGCTCGTCGTCACCCATGCGCTCCTCAACGTGGGCGACGACGTGGCTGACCCGGTAGCCCGTCTCCGGGCAGCCACCGACGAGAAAGCGGCCGTTCTGTCCAAGAAGACTCCCGGGGAGGCCCAAGCCGAGCAGGAGATCAAGGCAGCCGCCGGCGCTGATGCCGACGGGTCCCCGTGGAGCAGCGAGATGCTGCAGTGGCAGCGCACTGGTTACCATTTCCAGCCGGACGGGAACTTCATGAACG ATCCCAATG CTCCGATGTATTACCGTGGACAGTACCACTTCTTCTACCAGTACAATCCCAAGGGCGTTGTGTGGAACAAGATCGCCTGGGGCCACGCCGTGTCGCCGGACCTCGTCCACTGGCGCCATCTCCCCGTCGCCATGGTGCCCGACCAATGGTATGACATCAACGGCGTCTTGACGGGGTCCGCCACCATGCTCCCCAATGGCACGGTCATCCTGCTCTACACGGGCAACAGCGACACCTTCATGCAGGTACAATGCCTCGCCCTCCCCGCAGACCCTACGGACCCCCTCCTCCGTACCTGGACCAAGCACCCGGCCAACCCCGTCATCTTCCCGCCCCCCGGCATTGGCGACAGGGACTTCCGCGACCCCATGGCCGCATGGTTTGATAAGTCCGACAACACATGGCGCACCATCATAGGGTCCAAGGATGACCATGGTCATGCCGGTATTGCCCTTATGTACAAGACGAAAGACTTCATCAAGTACGAGCTCATCCCGGACCCGGTTCACCGTGTCGAGGGCACCGGCATGTGGGAGTGCATTGACCTCTACCCCGTTAGCGGTGGCAGCAACTCACCAGAGGAGGTGATATACGTGATGAAGGCGAGTGTGAACGATGAATGGCATGACTACTATGCACTGGGGAGGTTTCATGCAGAGGCCAACAGGTGGACGCCAATGGACCCGGAAGCTGATGTGGGGATCGGCATGAGGGTCGATTGGGGTAAGTTTTATGCCTCTACATCCTTCTATGATCCGGTCAAGCAGCGGCGTGTGAGCTGGGGGTTTGTCGGCGAGACCGACTCACCCAACACCGACATAGCCAAGGGATGGGCAAGCCTCCAG GGGATTGCAAGGAAAGTAGTGCTAGACGAGAAAACCCGGACGAACATCCTTCAATGGCCGGTGGAGGAGATCGACACCCTCCGCTACAACGCCACCAACTTTAGCGGCATAACCGTCGAGTCTAGCTCTGTCATAACCCTCCCTCTCCGCCAAGTTGCTCAACTCGATATTGAGGCATCCTTTCGCCTCAACGCTTCCGCCATTGCCGCCCTCAACGAGGCCGATGTCAGCTACAACTGCAGTACAAGTGGTGGTGCCACCAAACGCGGCGCGCTCGGCCCCTTTGGCCTTCTCATCCATGCCACCAACAGCGGCAGCGAACAACTGGCAGTGTACTTTTACGTTTACAAGGGTCTTGACGGGGGCCTCCGGACCCAGTTCTGCCATGATGAGTCCGGGTCATCGCGAGCCAAGGAACTGCTGAAGCGCGTGGTGGGAAGCATCGTGCCCGTGCTCCATGGAGAGGCTTTATCCGCAAGGGTGCTCGTGGATCATTCGATTGTGGAGAGCTTTGTAATGGGTGGGAGGATGACGGTGACGTCGCGCGTGTACCCTATGAAGGCCATCCATGCGGCTGGTAGGGTGTGCGTTTTCAACAACGCCACCGGGTCCGCCGTTACCGTCGAGAAGCTCGTGGTGCACGAGATGGCCTCAGCACCAATACAACCATACCATGATGCATGA